The following proteins are encoded in a genomic region of Paenibacillus sp. FSL H3-0469:
- a CDS encoding CDP-glycerol glycerophosphotransferase family protein translates to MSIYLSNYWSLYSEFIHAAQELKYRNIPLALMTNFYQQINDELRSEMGSSDFKLKLEHSGIHEQHQIQPFFENEVAPLYQPVKSNLKGKILINLDYIRMSEKTISEHFSGDSAMILSRSRATELYGIPNVYSLGYKQDTKAAAEELVRRAADLFAKAEGHPAFSNDFFTQTFLSRIPSIVDTIEMVFNLYDDLPVAAVMVGTTEDVASRALAVVAGIKGIPSVCLQHGILMGEEAFIPVFSSHIAIYGQYEQDWYVRRGLEAGRIMITGHARYDDIFTSKVTSTESFRETYQLDPHKITLLIATGPTLDDYKIRTLLTQLASHPQFQLIIKPHPWELSKKLISLYTEYEEEYSNVHVVTDRKADTRELIMKSDAVVATLSTVALEGLLFDKPVFVYKFIQANREYDYYDALDRYIQTEPSDLTRIIARYYSSNVEKTNYKTVKEKFLQQAYQIPDSGKALADLMDRLIHGSGNR, encoded by the coding sequence TTGTCCATCTATCTGTCCAATTACTGGTCGCTCTATAGTGAATTTATCCATGCTGCGCAGGAGCTGAAGTACAGGAATATCCCTCTGGCCCTGATGACGAACTTCTATCAACAAATCAACGATGAGCTTAGGAGCGAGATGGGGAGCAGCGATTTTAAGCTGAAGCTGGAGCATTCCGGTATTCATGAGCAGCACCAGATTCAGCCTTTCTTTGAAAATGAGGTTGCGCCGCTCTATCAGCCTGTAAAGTCCAATCTGAAGGGCAAAATACTGATTAATCTGGACTATATCAGAATGTCGGAGAAAACGATCAGCGAGCATTTCAGCGGAGATTCAGCAATGATTCTGTCCCGCTCCAGAGCCACCGAGCTGTATGGAATCCCCAATGTATATAGCTTGGGCTACAAGCAGGACACCAAAGCTGCTGCGGAAGAGCTGGTCCGGCGCGCTGCTGACCTTTTCGCGAAGGCCGAAGGACATCCTGCGTTCAGCAATGATTTTTTTACCCAGACCTTCCTAAGCCGGATTCCTTCCATTGTAGATACTATCGAAATGGTGTTTAATCTCTACGATGACCTGCCGGTAGCGGCTGTAATGGTAGGTACGACAGAAGATGTAGCCAGCCGGGCGCTTGCTGTCGTTGCAGGGATCAAGGGGATTCCCAGCGTATGTCTGCAGCACGGAATTCTGATGGGAGAGGAAGCATTCATTCCTGTATTCTCCAGCCATATCGCAATCTACGGGCAATATGAACAGGATTGGTACGTGCGCAGAGGGCTTGAAGCCGGGCGGATCATGATTACCGGCCATGCCCGTTACGATGATATCTTTACTTCGAAGGTTACGTCTACAGAGTCTTTTAGAGAAACCTACCAGCTTGATCCTCATAAAATCACCTTACTAATCGCTACCGGACCGACGCTGGATGACTACAAGATCCGCACCCTGCTCACCCAATTGGCCTCACATCCGCAGTTTCAGCTGATCATCAAGCCCCATCCCTGGGAGCTGTCCAAGAAGCTGATTTCGCTGTATACCGAGTACGAAGAAGAATATAGCAATGTTCATGTGGTTACCGACCGCAAGGCAGACACCCGTGAGCTGATTATGAAATCGGATGCTGTGGTCGCCACCCTCTCCACGGTTGCCCTTGAAGGTCTTTTGTTCGATAAGCCTGTATTTGTCTACAAATTCATTCAGGCTAACCGTGAATATGATTACTATGATGCCCTTGACCGCTATATTCAAACAGAACCGTCGGACTTAACCCGCATCATCGCCCGCTATTATTCCAGCAATGTAGAGAAAACAAACTACAAGACTGTAAAAGAGAAATTCTTGCAGCAAGCCTATCAGATTCCTGACTCCGGCAAAGCGCTTGCGGATCTCATGGACCGCCTGATCCATGGAAGCGGGAACCGATGA
- a CDS encoding glycosyltransferase family 2 protein, with translation MPKVTIVMTSYNKAAYVAKSIESILNQTLTDFEFYLMDDNSNEETLKVIEPYLKDKRIRFMKSDIQTLEQRVEKVRYSALINQALQQAKGEYISYATDDNCYRNTRLEQMVDYLEENPEVMIAYSASMVNYLNEQNEVTRSQLRPAKKIVSVAPCVIDHCSILHRSSILPVIQEKFGSYWDENPEFYRIGDGRFFWRLNQFWDFYPVDEVLDDNYITELSIHYQLQHQEKSRFIQMLPPQRTCKELREELKFIQQQKK, from the coding sequence TTGCCAAAAGTAACGATCGTCATGACCAGCTACAATAAGGCCGCATATGTCGCAAAGTCCATTGAATCCATTCTCAATCAGACGCTCACAGACTTTGAATTCTACCTGATGGATGATAACTCGAATGAAGAGACCCTCAAAGTCATCGAGCCTTATCTGAAGGATAAGCGCATCCGCTTCATGAAGAGCGACATTCAGACCCTTGAACAAAGAGTGGAGAAGGTCAGATATTCCGCGCTGATCAATCAGGCCCTGCAACAAGCGAAGGGAGAGTATATCTCCTATGCTACGGATGACAACTGTTACAGAAATACTAGACTAGAGCAGATGGTGGACTATCTGGAGGAGAACCCCGAGGTTATGATTGCGTATTCTGCTTCGATGGTCAATTACTTGAATGAACAGAATGAAGTGACCCGCAGCCAGCTAAGACCCGCCAAAAAAATCGTTTCGGTGGCCCCTTGCGTCATCGATCATTGCTCCATCCTGCACAGAAGCTCCATTCTTCCCGTCATTCAAGAGAAGTTCGGTTCCTACTGGGATGAGAATCCGGAGTTTTATAGAATTGGCGACGGCCGGTTCTTCTGGCGGCTGAACCAGTTCTGGGATTTCTACCCGGTTGACGAGGTTCTGGATGATAACTACATCACCGAGCTGTCGATTCACTATCAATTGCAGCACCAGGAGAAGAGCCGGTTCATTCAGATGCTTCCTCCGCAGCGGACCTGCAAGGAGCTTAGGGAAGAGCTAAAGTTCATCCAGCAGCAAAAGAAATAA
- a CDS encoding glycosyltransferase: MNILFITSGFQGVYSFFEQRIAETLQKEGHHCRALQPGSVLNELKLKQHLWQPELILLMAGLKIPEPVLQCIRQSGVKSAVWMTEDPYYMDWTAPLIGYFDYIFTIDLAAAEHYRALGHPRVSHLPLGTDPNLFHPADVSEEYRSDICLVGVPYSNRIELIEALLAGTAYRIQLVGRGWGRYYHEWKHGAKRNVELVNAWVPPETAASYYNGAKIVLNIHRPSAEKYNRNRAGIIATSINNRTFDAASCEAFQLTDYKSGLRHQFDEGTQVVSYQDKHDLLQKVHYYMAHDDERKRIAEAARQQVLAAHTFEHRIHDLLRNVQA, translated from the coding sequence ATGAATATCCTATTTATAACCTCAGGTTTTCAGGGTGTCTATTCTTTCTTTGAACAGCGTATAGCAGAGACTTTGCAGAAGGAGGGGCATCATTGCAGAGCTTTACAGCCTGGCAGTGTGTTGAATGAATTGAAGCTTAAACAGCATTTATGGCAGCCGGAGCTGATTCTGCTTATGGCCGGTCTGAAGATTCCGGAGCCTGTGCTGCAGTGCATCAGACAATCCGGGGTGAAGTCGGCAGTGTGGATGACAGAGGACCCTTATTACATGGATTGGACGGCTCCGCTGATTGGTTATTTTGATTATATTTTCACCATTGACCTGGCTGCAGCAGAGCATTATCGGGCTTTGGGGCATCCCCGGGTCTCTCATCTGCCGCTGGGTACAGACCCTAATCTGTTTCACCCTGCTGATGTATCCGAGGAGTATAGAAGTGATATCTGCTTAGTAGGCGTGCCTTACAGTAACCGGATTGAGCTTATAGAGGCCTTACTTGCAGGCACAGCCTATCGCATCCAACTGGTGGGGCGGGGGTGGGGGCGGTACTATCATGAATGGAAGCATGGCGCTAAGCGCAATGTGGAGCTGGTGAATGCCTGGGTCCCGCCGGAGACGGCTGCGAGTTACTACAACGGGGCGAAGATTGTGCTGAATATTCACCGCCCTTCGGCTGAGAAGTACAACCGTAACCGGGCAGGGATTATCGCCACAAGCATCAACAACCGTACATTTGATGCGGCCAGCTGTGAAGCGTTTCAGCTTACCGATTATAAAAGCGGGCTCCGCCATCAGTTTGACGAGGGCACTCAGGTGGTTTCTTATCAGGATAAGCATGATTTGCTGCAGAAGGTTCATTACTACATGGCCCATGACGATGAGCGCAAGCGGATCGCTGAAGCAGCGAGGCAGCAGGTGCTGGCAGCCCATACCTTTGAACACCGGATACATGATTTGTTAAGGAACGTGCAAGCCTGA
- a CDS encoding DivIVA domain-containing protein — protein sequence MPLTPLDIHNKEFSRRIRGYDEDEVNEFLDQVIKDYESVIRENKELHNQLLTLQERLDHFVNIEESLSKTILVAQEAADDVKNNSKKESQLILKEAEKNADRIINEALSKSRKVAIETEELRKQASIYRTRFRTLLEAQLELLSQDDWNALESREVSENAL from the coding sequence ATGCCATTAACACCGCTCGACATACATAACAAGGAATTCTCCCGGAGAATCCGCGGTTATGACGAAGATGAGGTCAATGAATTTCTGGATCAGGTGATTAAGGATTACGAGAGCGTGATCCGGGAGAATAAGGAACTGCACAACCAGTTGTTAACCCTTCAGGAACGCCTGGATCATTTCGTCAATATTGAAGAGAGTCTGTCCAAGACCATTCTTGTAGCCCAGGAGGCTGCGGATGATGTCAAGAATAACTCGAAGAAGGAATCCCAGCTGATCCTCAAGGAAGCAGAGAAGAACGCCGACCGGATTATCAATGAAGCGTTGTCCAAATCCCGCAAGGTGGCGATTGAGACCGAGGAGCTGCGCAAGCAGGCTTCGATCTACCGAACCCGGTTCCGGACACTGCTGGAAGCCCAGCTGGAACTGCTGTCCCAGGATGACTGGAATGCGCTGGAGAGCCGTGAGGTTAGCGAGAACGCGCTCTGA
- a CDS encoding YlmH/Sll1252 family protein: MKNEIYGHFHPDERPFVDKAWEWVSNAGEYHETKLTEFLDPRQCYILQSLVNRHPDVIVRWEGGSSDAERKRAMLAPDYRDLTDEDMELSVLAITSGEQKFLSLEHGDYMGAILGLGIKRGKIGDIHVLEDGCHVVVAADIADYLSIHLTGVHRVNVSTEILPLSGLRSSEAKLEAMEFTVASLRLDGIAADVTRLSRSKILAPIKAGRVRVNWKVEEDPSCPLKDGDMVSIQGFGRFKVLEIGSLTKKGRYRILVGKFV; encoded by the coding sequence ATGAAGAATGAAATCTACGGGCATTTCCACCCGGATGAACGGCCGTTTGTGGACAAGGCCTGGGAGTGGGTCTCGAATGCCGGGGAGTATCATGAGACGAAGCTGACCGAATTTCTGGACCCCCGTCAGTGCTATATTCTGCAAAGTCTGGTGAACCGCCACCCTGATGTGATTGTGCGCTGGGAGGGCGGTTCTTCGGATGCCGAGCGGAAGCGGGCAATGCTGGCTCCGGATTATCGTGACCTTACGGATGAGGATATGGAACTAAGCGTGCTGGCGATCACCTCAGGTGAACAGAAATTTCTATCGCTGGAACATGGGGATTATATGGGAGCAATCCTGGGACTAGGTATCAAAAGAGGCAAGATCGGCGATATTCATGTGCTGGAAGACGGCTGCCACGTAGTGGTGGCTGCTGACATCGCGGATTATCTGTCCATTCATTTGACCGGTGTCCATCGGGTTAACGTCAGTACGGAGATCCTGCCGTTATCCGGCCTGCGCAGCAGTGAAGCGAAGCTGGAGGCAATGGAGTTCACGGTGGCATCCCTGCGGCTTGACGGGATTGCAGCGGATGTCACGCGGCTGAGCCGGAGCAAGATTCTGGCCCCGATCAAGGCCGGGCGCGTCCGGGTGAACTGGAAGGTCGAGGAAGATCCGTCCTGTCCGCTGAAGGACGGGGACATGGTCTCGATCCAGGGCTTCGGACGGTTCAAGGTGCTGGAGATCGGCAGCTTGACGAAGAAGGGCCGTTACCGGATTTTGGTAGGCAAATTTGTCTGA
- a CDS encoding YggT family protein: protein MNEISSIIDILFQIYYYMILVYILMSWLPNLRENFIGELLGKLVEPYLAPFRRIIPPLFGTLDISPIVAIIMLRFAAVGLHSIVASVFG from the coding sequence TTGAATGAAATATCTTCAATTATAGACATCCTATTTCAGATTTACTATTACATGATCCTCGTATACATTCTGATGTCCTGGTTGCCGAATCTGCGTGAGAATTTTATCGGCGAGCTGCTGGGCAAGCTGGTGGAGCCGTATCTGGCACCGTTCCGGAGGATTATCCCTCCATTGTTTGGCACGCTGGATATCTCCCCGATTGTCGCGATTATCATGCTGCGCTTTGCCGCAGTCGGTCTGCACTCTATCGTAGCCTCGGTCTTCGGCTGA
- the sepF gene encoding cell division protein SepF, with protein sequence MGVMNRFMSFLGLQEEEEVVEREQISRDEDEYEPAPVETRKNQRANVVSIHSQKNVKVVLYEPRSYDEAQEIADHLRSHRTVVINLQRVRNDQAMRIIDFLSGTVYALGGGISKIGGNIFMCTPDTVEIQGSITEILGDEQDYNRMR encoded by the coding sequence ATGGGCGTGATGAACCGATTTATGAGTTTCTTGGGCTTGCAGGAGGAAGAGGAAGTTGTGGAACGGGAGCAAATCTCCCGTGATGAGGATGAATACGAACCCGCCCCTGTAGAAACACGCAAGAATCAGAGGGCCAACGTCGTCAGCATTCATTCCCAAAAAAATGTGAAGGTTGTGCTCTACGAGCCGCGCTCGTATGACGAGGCGCAGGAGATTGCCGACCATTTGCGTTCACACCGCACGGTAGTAATTAACCTGCAGCGGGTGCGCAATGACCAGGCGATGCGGATTATCGATTTTCTCAGCGGAACTGTTTATGCTCTGGGTGGAGGAATATCCAAAATTGGGGGCAATATATTTATGTGCACACCGGACACCGTGGAGATCCAAGGCTCCATTACCGAGATCCTGGGTGACGAGCAAGACTACAACCGAATGAGGTGA
- a CDS encoding YggS family pyridoxal phosphate-dependent enzyme, whose protein sequence is MASLQERIATTRERVARACAASGRDASEVKVIAVTKYVSLNTVSAVLEAGLEEIAESRWQDAEPKWNALGHKGIWHFIGHLQTNKVKDVIGKFQYIHSLDRLSLARELHKKAEAAGLAVKVFLQVNISGEDTKFGLAPEAVEDFLREITPLDRVKVVGLMTMAPHEEDPEATRPVFRGLRELRDRLNLLGLTPEPIQELSMGMSNDFEVAIQEGATRVRLGTVLVGHEEGE, encoded by the coding sequence TTGGCCTCGCTACAAGAACGAATAGCCACTACCCGGGAACGTGTCGCACGGGCCTGCGCGGCCAGCGGCCGGGATGCCAGTGAAGTCAAGGTGATTGCGGTAACGAAATACGTATCACTGAATACGGTATCTGCTGTATTGGAAGCAGGGCTTGAGGAGATTGCCGAGAGCCGCTGGCAGGATGCGGAGCCGAAATGGAATGCGCTTGGACACAAGGGGATCTGGCACTTTATCGGGCATCTGCAGACGAACAAGGTGAAGGACGTTATCGGTAAATTTCAATATATTCACTCTCTGGACCGGCTGTCGCTGGCCAGGGAGCTGCATAAGAAGGCAGAAGCTGCCGGACTTGCTGTGAAGGTGTTCCTGCAGGTGAATATTTCGGGCGAGGATACCAAGTTCGGCCTGGCGCCGGAAGCGGTGGAGGACTTCCTGCGGGAGATCACTCCGCTTGACCGGGTGAAGGTCGTCGGCCTGATGACGATGGCCCCTCACGAGGAAGACCCCGAGGCGACCCGGCCGGTATTCCGCGGACTCCGCGAGCTGCGTGACCGCTTGAATCTGTTGGGTTTGACACCTGAGCCAATACAAGAGCTGTCGATGGGCATGTCGAATGACTTTGAAGTGGCGATACAGGAAGGAGCCACCCGGGTTCGTCTGGGAACGGTATTAGTAGGTCATGAGGAGGGAGAATGA